Proteins co-encoded in one Nostoc sp. KVJ3 genomic window:
- a CDS encoding GNAT family N-acetyltransferase, whose protein sequence is MENVVTKSLYLVPFTQEIIKAAIIGNPELARVLAVTVLPNWRNEIFGKSLPTIADILCENPLQSEWGWGSLIIHKAEKTLIGYLMLKILPDPTGSVEIGYIIVPSYRQQGYASEATKAMMDWTLCQPGIEKVTAGCDADNIASKRVLEKIGMRLIETRGKALIWELCKTEIIE, encoded by the coding sequence ATGGAAAATGTTGTTACTAAATCATTATATTTAGTACCCTTTACGCAGGAAATAATAAAAGCAGCAATCATTGGGAATCCTGAATTAGCAAGAGTTCTGGCGGTTACAGTTTTACCCAACTGGCGTAATGAAATATTTGGTAAATCTTTGCCAACAATTGCAGATATCCTGTGCGAGAATCCGTTACAAAGTGAATGGGGATGGGGAAGTTTAATCATTCATAAAGCAGAAAAGACACTCATTGGTTACCTTATGCTCAAAATTCTCCCAGATCCCACAGGTTCAGTGGAAATAGGCTATATCATAGTTCCATCATATCGACAGCAAGGTTATGCGTCTGAAGCTACAAAAGCAATGATGGATTGGACGCTTTGTCAACCAGGTATAGAAAAAGTTACGGCTGGATGCGATGCAGATAATATAGCTTCAAAGCGGGTGCTAGAAAAAATCGGAATGCGGCTCATAGAAACACGAGGTAAGGCGTTGATATGGGAATTATGCAAAACAGAAATCATAGAGTAA
- a CDS encoding ISAs1 family transposase has product MSEGFETKSADSVKNTRCQPKSRKIADIGSIQQSLVEHFSDIKDKRVERTKKHQFTDILVIAILAIIAGAQGWEDIENYGISKQTWLEEFLALPNGIPSDDTFRRVFELIDPEALNRCFLRWVETLITNMGGEIIPIDGKTIRGSYDRNQGQSALHLISAWASEHSLVLAQVKVEDKSNEITAIPALLEMLDISGCIITIDAMGTQTEIAKQIIAKKADYVLALKANHPMLYSQVKEWFDKAQAEQFSGINVSYDKRIEKAHHRTEIREVWTVPIAAIGELYQPKLWAGLQSLVMVVRVRHLWNKTTREVQFYLTSLNSDAQIIGRAIRKHWGIENEAHWTLDCTFAEDACRIRSFHSPQNFALLRRFALNALNREQTYKRSLRQKMKRTAMDNNYMIQVLSCFIDNTLDSSDSLCQA; this is encoded by the coding sequence ATGTCAGAGGGCTTTGAAACTAAATCTGCTGATAGTGTCAAAAATACTCGTTGTCAGCCAAAATCAAGAAAAATAGCAGACATTGGCAGTATTCAACAAAGTCTAGTTGAGCATTTCTCGGATATCAAAGACAAGAGAGTAGAGCGGACGAAGAAACATCAATTCACAGATATCTTAGTCATCGCAATTTTAGCAATCATAGCTGGAGCACAAGGGTGGGAAGACATCGAGAATTATGGCATCAGCAAGCAAACATGGTTAGAAGAGTTTCTGGCATTACCAAATGGTATTCCCTCAGATGATACATTTCGACGAGTGTTTGAGTTGATCGACCCAGAAGCATTAAATCGATGTTTCTTGAGATGGGTAGAAACCCTAATCACAAACATGGGAGGAGAAATTATCCCCATAGATGGAAAGACAATTAGGGGTTCTTATGACCGCAATCAAGGTCAAAGCGCACTCCACCTTATAAGTGCCTGGGCGAGTGAGCACAGTTTAGTGTTGGCACAAGTGAAAGTAGAAGATAAATCCAATGAAATCACCGCCATTCCAGCACTGTTAGAAATGCTAGACATCTCTGGCTGTATCATCACCATTGATGCAATGGGAACACAAACCGAAATTGCCAAACAGATTATCGCCAAAAAAGCTGATTATGTCCTGGCACTGAAAGCCAACCATCCCATGCTCTATTCTCAAGTCAAAGAATGGTTTGACAAAGCGCAAGCAGAGCAATTTTCGGGGATTAATGTTAGTTATGACAAACGGATTGAAAAAGCACATCATCGCACGGAAATTCGTGAAGTTTGGACTGTACCCATTGCGGCTATCGGTGAGCTTTATCAACCCAAATTATGGGCAGGTTTGCAATCTCTAGTTATGGTTGTCCGTGTTCGTCATCTTTGGAATAAAACTACTCGTGAGGTTCAGTTTTATCTCACTTCTTTAAACAGTGATGCTCAAATTATCGGTCGGGCTATCCGAAAACACTGGGGCATTGAAAACGAGGCTCACTGGACTCTCGACTGTACTTTTGCAGAAGACGCTTGTCGCATTCGTTCTTTCCACAGTCCCCAAAATTTTGCTCTTTTACGACGCTTCGCTCTCAATGCTCTTAACCGTGAACAGACCTACAAACGTAGTCTTCGTCAAAAAATGAAACGCACCGCTATGGATAACAATTATATGATTCAGGTTCTCAGTTGTTTCATTGACAATACTTTAGATTCTTCTGATTCCTTGTGTCAAGCCTGA
- a CDS encoding transposase — MFAITKLGCDAVFRKHQSRTTTMRKGKIVGDCDKLVTWYKPKRCPQGLSLDEFLALPSAITVREIYYYIVIPGFRTQQVSLITTLLDKSSYSTLEFVGLYGKRWDVELNLRHIKTTLGMDILRCKTPSMIRKEIHVYLLAYNLLRSLMWSAGTTYNTPPNRLSLQGTRHHLLNFIPKLETAHSQKRIRLYRSLLKIIVHKVVPDRPGRSEPRVTKRRPKAYPRLTKPRHELRHQLQTA; from the coding sequence ATGTTTGCTATTACTAAACTTGGTTGTGATGCAGTATTTCGTAAGCATCAATCTCGGACAACAACCATGCGAAAAGGGAAAATTGTTGGCGATTGCGACAAGCTTGTTACTTGGTATAAGCCTAAAAGATGCCCACAAGGATTGAGCTTGGATGAATTTTTAGCTCTACCTTCTGCCATAACTGTGCGAGAAATTTACTACTACATTGTTATTCCTGGTTTTCGCACTCAACAAGTCAGCTTAATTACTACTCTTTTAGATAAATCTTCTTATTCTACTCTCGAATTTGTTGGACTTTACGGTAAACGTTGGGATGTTGAATTGAATTTGAGGCATATAAAAACTACCTTGGGTATGGATATTCTCCGATGTAAAACACCTTCAATGATACGTAAAGAAATTCATGTGTATTTACTGGCTTATAATTTACTTCGGAGCTTAATGTGGTCGGCTGGGACTACTTACAATACTCCTCCAAATCGTTTATCGCTTCAAGGTACTCGACATCATTTACTGAATTTTATTCCTAAATTAGAAACTGCTCACTCTCAAAAACGTATCCGACTTTATCGTAGTTTGCTGAAAATTATTGTTCACAAGGTTGTCCCCGACCGTCCTGGACGCAGCGAACCACGAGTCACCAAACGCCGCCCCAAAGCTTACCCCAGATTGACCAAGCCCAGACATGAATTACGTCATCAATTGCAAACGGCTTAA
- a CDS encoding alpha/beta hydrolase family protein, whose product MENLNAWLRVSFPFLHADRIVTPTLFLSGDRDTVVPLHNSEQMYDALKILGVETQLIIYPEQSHGISKPSYQRDRLQRYLTWYDKYGL is encoded by the coding sequence GTGGAAAACCTCAATGCTTGGCTACGAGTTTCCTTTCCGTTCCTGCACGCCGACCGAATTGTCACGCCAACACTATTTCTGAGTGGCGATCGGGATACTGTTGTTCCGTTGCATAACTCCGAGCAGATGTATGACGCACTCAAAATTTTAGGGGTTGAGACTCAATTGATTATTTATCCTGAGCAATCCCACGGTATTAGCAAGCCGAGTTACCAGCGCGATCGCCTACAACGCTATCTTACTTGGTATGATAAGTATGGGTTATGA
- a CDS encoding transposase — MLKQFKEKGIIKEKGKQRTDSTHVLAAIRNLNRLETVAETLRAGLNAVATVAPEWLRSWVPHEWFERYGRALEEYRLPKGVTARYKLAETIGNDGMQLLIAIYEQETTPQWLRQIPAIEILRQTWVHQYYIDYTNVKDDEPGKLCWRNAADLPPAGQHFDSPYDTDARYGNKRTQTWTGYKVHITETCDANDVHLITNVETTQAHLSDVDQTQPIHLSLEAKGLSPKEHIVDAGYVDSELLVKSKIDFDIELIGPVRPNVSWQAKTPGGYDISKFTVDWSAKTVTCPQGQKSTTWTPAIDNWGNSGINVKFPSKVCRRCDFRHLCIKSKNESEPRKLRLRPQEEHQILQTIRKQQETDEWKERYNTRAGVEGTWEQCDFVRSGQKQAIANHFLRIN, encoded by the coding sequence TTGTTAAAGCAATTTAAAGAAAAAGGAATTATTAAAGAGAAAGGAAAACAGCGCACCGATTCAACCCATGTATTGGCAGCAATTCGTAATTTGAATCGCCTTGAAACTGTAGCCGAAACTTTGCGTGCAGGATTAAACGCAGTTGCTACAGTCGCCCCAGAATGGTTGCGCTCTTGGGTTCCCCATGAATGGTTTGAACGTTACGGACGTGCGTTAGAAGAGTACCGTTTACCCAAAGGGGTGACTGCTCGATATAAATTAGCTGAAACTATTGGTAATGATGGGATGCAGCTATTAATAGCCATATACGAACAAGAAACGACACCTCAATGGCTGCGGCAAATACCAGCAATAGAAATCCTCCGCCAAACTTGGGTGCATCAATACTACATAGATTATACAAATGTTAAAGACGATGAACCAGGTAAATTATGTTGGCGTAACGCAGCAGATTTACCCCCGGCAGGGCAGCATTTTGACTCTCCTTATGATACTGATGCCCGTTATGGTAACAAACGCACCCAGACTTGGACTGGGTACAAGGTACACATTACGGAAACTTGTGATGCTAACGATGTCCATTTAATTACAAATGTGGAGACGACCCAAGCCCATCTATCCGATGTAGACCAAACACAACCAATTCATTTATCTCTTGAAGCAAAAGGCTTATCTCCAAAAGAACATATCGTAGATGCAGGATACGTAGATAGTGAATTACTGGTAAAAAGTAAAATTGATTTTGATATAGAACTGATTGGCCCAGTACGCCCAAATGTGAGTTGGCAAGCGAAAACACCAGGTGGGTATGACATAAGCAAGTTTACAGTTGACTGGTCAGCAAAAACAGTTACGTGTCCTCAAGGACAAAAAAGTACAACTTGGACTCCTGCAATTGATAATTGGGGTAATTCAGGAATTAACGTGAAGTTTCCCTCCAAGGTCTGCCGCCGTTGTGATTTTAGGCATTTGTGTATCAAATCAAAAAATGAAAGTGAGCCAAGAAAATTAAGATTGCGCCCACAAGAAGAACACCAGATCCTTCAAACTATCCGTAAACAGCAGGAAACTGATGAGTGGAAAGAGCGTTATAACACCCGTGCTGGTGTTGAAGGAACTTGGGAGCAATGCGATTTTGTGAGGTCTGGTCAAAAACAAGCGATCGCTAATCACTTCTTACGTATTAACTAA
- a CDS encoding CHAT domain-containing protein, whose protein sequence is MISPQSCFKYLLSSVLALSIIFIQSSSPAQTVKKEKEFLKNQAASLTSSGHEQLALDQANEALKTWQESTKIYRQLNDQEGITESLINQNLAFQALGLHKQACNTLLEALKLNTILDICDPILQQPAIDQKEQLTAVIGKQKATSVNLLGLQNLGEVLRILGQLNESETVLQETLTLAKLVSSSKISGIYLSLGNIEQSIYQQLQDKSSWIEEPLFREQIANIIPQKAQKSLWYYQTLENIPNISKSAKLQALLNHLTLLISWEQWLSHQQNQANLHQKVNQQIRVLVNQIDDNSSAFLELSPEPSIHARLNFANNLSQIPDEQLKSIAIRYSKLALKMAETINSIRWLSYSFGTLGKLSTQTKQKQAYFQKALGFAQSIRASDIAYQWQQQLGLIYQKQGKTELAIQNYNAAIANMTEVRDSLLSTNGDLQFSFQSEMEPTYRNYMRLLLTSPNPDLKRVIEINEGLQIARLENFLRCGKLDLVALNQLQNLNRAPTVIHIIDLGDTIEVIAQSTDGSLHHHSIESKLVRFQIDHLLEALQNENFSEVDKSSITTYSQRIYEKLITPIQTYLPTSGTLVFTLDKSFQSIPMALLYDGKHYLIERYSLAETLGSRIRQPRVLHQNQMIALIAGLSKVSPSSTDPNAPKDMENLLPSKQEVENVERQTLSSVALLDDKFTLKRFKEELTQNNFPIVHITTHGQFSSDPLKTVLVAYDKLINIRDFDSLIRGKTENSQDAIELLVLSAEWH, encoded by the coding sequence ATGATCTCACCTCAATCTTGCTTTAAATATCTCTTATCAAGCGTTTTAGCATTATCTATAATTTTCATTCAATCATCTTCCCCTGCCCAGACTGTAAAAAAAGAAAAAGAATTTCTCAAAAATCAAGCGGCATCCCTGACTTCATCAGGTCACGAACAATTAGCTCTAGATCAGGCGAATGAAGCTTTAAAAACTTGGCAGGAATCTACCAAAATTTATCGCCAACTAAACGACCAAGAGGGTATTACGGAAAGCCTGATTAATCAAAACCTTGCTTTCCAAGCATTAGGATTACATAAACAAGCTTGCAATACACTTTTAGAAGCTTTAAAGTTGAATACAATTCTAGATATTTGCGATCCGATTTTGCAGCAACCTGCTATTGATCAAAAAGAGCAGCTGACGGCAGTAATCGGTAAGCAGAAAGCAACATCAGTTAACTTGCTTGGATTACAGAATCTCGGAGAAGTCTTGCGGATTTTAGGTCAGTTAAATGAATCTGAAACAGTTCTACAAGAAACATTAACGCTGGCAAAACTTGTATCCTCATCAAAGATTAGTGGGATTTATCTGTCTCTGGGTAATATCGAACAGTCAATTTATCAGCAATTGCAAGATAAATCTTCTTGGATAGAGGAACCACTTTTTCGAGAGCAGATTGCTAACATTATTCCCCAAAAAGCGCAAAAATCACTCTGGTATTACCAAACACTAGAAAACATCCCAAATATCTCCAAATCAGCTAAACTGCAAGCTCTGTTGAATCACTTAACTTTACTGATAAGTTGGGAACAATGGCTCAGTCATCAACAAAATCAAGCAAACCTCCATCAGAAAGTTAATCAACAAATTAGAGTATTGGTAAATCAAATAGATGACAATTCTTCTGCCTTTTTGGAGTTATCACCTGAGCCATCTATTCATGCTCGGTTGAATTTTGCTAATAACCTCAGCCAGATCCCAGATGAACAATTGAAATCAATAGCGATTCGATATAGTAAATTAGCCTTGAAAATGGCTGAAACTATTAATAGTATCCGATGGTTATCCTACAGTTTTGGGACTTTGGGGAAATTATCAACTCAAACAAAACAAAAACAGGCATATTTTCAGAAGGCTTTAGGATTCGCTCAATCAATTCGGGCTTCGGATATCGCCTACCAATGGCAGCAGCAGTTAGGACTAATTTACCAAAAGCAGGGAAAAACTGAGTTAGCGATTCAGAACTATAATGCTGCGATCGCAAACATGACTGAAGTGCGTGATAGTCTTTTGTCAACTAACGGAGATTTGCAGTTCTCTTTTCAGTCAGAAATGGAGCCGACATATCGTAATTATATGCGATTGCTCTTAACATCACCTAATCCTGATTTAAAAAGAGTAATAGAGATAAATGAAGGATTGCAGATAGCACGCTTAGAAAACTTTCTCAGATGTGGCAAGCTTGACCTTGTTGCTTTGAATCAGCTTCAGAACCTCAATCGCGCCCCAACAGTAATTCACATTATTGATTTAGGGGATACTATAGAAGTAATTGCTCAGTCAACAGATGGCTCACTTCACCACCATTCTATTGAATCTAAACTAGTTCGATTCCAGATAGATCATCTTTTAGAAGCTTTACAAAATGAGAATTTTTCTGAGGTTGACAAAAGTAGCATTACTACTTATTCTCAAAGAATTTATGAAAAGCTAATTACACCAATTCAAACATATCTACCCACATCAGGAACACTCGTATTCACTTTAGATAAATCTTTTCAAAGCATACCAATGGCATTGTTATATGATGGAAAACATTATCTAATAGAGCGTTACAGTCTTGCCGAAACTTTAGGTTCCAGAATTAGACAACCTAGAGTCTTGCATCAAAACCAGATGATAGCTTTAATAGCTGGACTCTCAAAAGTCAGCCCCAGTTCTACAGATCCAAATGCACCTAAAGACATGGAGAATTTGCTCCCTTCTAAACAAGAAGTAGAAAATGTAGAAAGACAAACCTTATCATCAGTAGCCTTGTTAGACGATAAGTTTACCCTGAAAAGGTTCAAAGAAGAACTAACTCAAAATAATTTTCCTATTGTACATATTACTACCCACGGTCAATTCAGTTCTGACCCACTCAAAACAGTACTAGTAGCCTATGACAAGCTAATTAATATTAGAGACTTTGACAGCTTAATCAGAGGTAAAACCGAAAATAGTCAAGATGCAATTGAGTTACTTGTTCTCAGCGCCGAATGGCACTAA
- a CDS encoding SMP-30/gluconolactonase/LRE family protein, whose amino-acid sequence MLGWIAPRANAALLVGSYNNNSVLRYEEKTGEFIDEFVPSGSGGLQGTTGLTIGPDNNLYVSSILNGSIQRYDGKTGNFISTFVPSGSGGLDAPEDLVFGPDGNLYVTSINSRTSNSVLRYNGQTGAFIDTFVPSSSGGLTAPFGLSFGSDNNLYVSSVLTDNILRYNGQTGAFIDTFATEAKGSEPGGLTFGADGNLYVANFVSNNISRFNGKTGAFIDTFIPAGSGGLNDPLKPVFGPDGNLYVSGLNSNNVLRYDGKTGAFIDTFIPAGRGGLNGAGFLAFTEDSTIIPEPRMTLAVLAFGATLGASKLLSRKQKSKILLG is encoded by the coding sequence TTGCTAGGGTGGATAGCCCCAAGAGCTAACGCAGCCCTTTTAGTCGGGAGTTATAACAATAACTCCGTCCTGCGCTACGAAGAAAAAACGGGAGAATTCATTGATGAATTCGTTCCTTCTGGTAGTGGAGGACTACAGGGAACAACTGGTTTAACTATTGGGCCGGATAATAATCTTTATGTAAGCAGTATTTTGAACGGTAGTATCCAACGTTACGACGGGAAAACAGGGAATTTCATTAGTACCTTTGTTCCTTCCGGTAGTGGTGGACTAGATGCACCTGAAGACTTAGTTTTTGGGCCTGATGGCAACCTCTACGTTACCAGTATTAACAGCCGCACTAGTAATAGTGTTCTCCGCTACAACGGACAAACAGGAGCTTTTATTGATACTTTTGTTCCTTCAAGTAGCGGCGGACTCACTGCACCTTTTGGTTTGAGCTTTGGTTCAGACAATAACCTCTACGTCAGTAGTGTTCTAACGGATAATATTCTTCGCTACAACGGACAAACAGGAGCTTTTATTGACACTTTTGCTACAGAGGCAAAAGGTTCAGAACCTGGTGGTTTGACCTTTGGAGCAGATGGCAATCTATATGTTGCTAATTTTGTGAGTAACAATATTTCGCGCTTTAATGGAAAAACAGGAGCTTTTATTGACACCTTTATTCCTGCTGGCAGTGGGGGACTTAACGATCCTCTCAAGCCAGTCTTCGGCCCTGATGGAAACCTCTATGTTAGTGGCTTAAATAGTAACAACGTGTTGCGTTACGACGGCAAGACAGGAGCTTTTATTGACACCTTTATCCCTGCCGGTCGAGGTGGATTAAATGGGGCTGGCTTTTTAGCTTTCACTGAAGACAGCACTATTATTCCTGAACCTAGAATGACGCTAGCTGTGTTGGCATTTGGGGCTACGCTAGGAGCAAGCAAGCTACTGAGCCGTAAGCAAAAAAGTAAAATTTTACTCGGTTGA
- a CDS encoding S9 family peptidase, with protein MKRLRELALACVVIAALINMNLNVQATSKRLITLDDLSAVHQVSEPQISRDGAWIAYTVESTDINNDSVNNHIYMTSWDGSRTRKLTNSKDSESSPRFSPDGKYLTFLSSSQSKSGGNQIWLLNLTDGEAEKISDFPGGVSDLVWAPDGKRLAVIAQDPPQETRNGQKTAQPIVIDGFKGYLGKSRQHLYVFDLATHKADILAPGEFNEYLPEWSPDGNKIAFVSKRGVDFHRHNNWDVYTIVAQPGAKVRQITTNESPNCDPSWGSRPVWSPDGKLIAYLQGGPQKLLEYAVYHLAVIPTEGGTPRLLTANLDRNVVKPRFTSDGKSILFLLEDDGNVHLAKVPVAGGKIERLLAGRRNISAFDFGGDDRIALLSSMPQEPSEVFTLKGTQLRSISHQNQELLVQLLLGTTEEISFKSKDGTEIHGFLVKPPNFQPGKKYPTLLQLHGGPVDQYTNQFMFDWQMFAAHGYVVVAVNPRGSSGRGEAFSKAIYADFGNKDVQDVLAAVDYVQAQGIADPSRLGIGGWSYGGMLTNYTIAQDTRFKAAVSGASISNFLAAYGNVFSDVEPELGVPWKTSMLGYEFPFRSCTPTELSRQHYF; from the coding sequence ATGAAAAGGTTGAGAGAACTCGCATTAGCTTGTGTTGTGATCGCTGCTTTGATCAATATGAATCTCAACGTTCAGGCAACGTCCAAGCGGCTGATTACCCTAGACGATCTCTCTGCTGTCCACCAAGTCAGCGAACCGCAAATTTCTCGCGATGGAGCCTGGATAGCTTATACGGTCGAGAGTACCGATATCAATAATGATTCTGTCAACAACCATATTTATATGACTTCGTGGGATGGCTCCCGCACCCGAAAATTAACTAACAGCAAAGATAGCGAAAGTTCCCCTCGTTTCAGTCCCGATGGAAAGTACCTGACTTTTCTCTCCAGTAGTCAGTCCAAGAGTGGAGGCAATCAAATTTGGCTGCTGAACCTTACCGATGGAGAAGCAGAAAAGATTTCAGATTTTCCAGGAGGTGTTTCTGATTTGGTTTGGGCGCCCGATGGGAAACGACTAGCTGTAATCGCCCAAGATCCACCGCAAGAAACTCGGAACGGACAAAAGACCGCGCAGCCAATTGTCATTGATGGCTTTAAAGGATATCTCGGAAAAAGTCGCCAACATCTCTATGTGTTTGACTTAGCAACTCACAAAGCAGATATTCTGGCACCAGGTGAGTTTAATGAATATTTGCCCGAATGGTCTCCAGATGGGAACAAGATTGCTTTTGTCAGCAAGCGTGGTGTTGATTTTCATCGCCATAACAATTGGGATGTCTACACTATCGTTGCCCAACCAGGAGCAAAAGTACGTCAAATAACTACCAATGAAAGTCCCAATTGCGATCCCTCCTGGGGTAGCCGACCTGTTTGGAGTCCAGATGGGAAGTTAATAGCCTACCTGCAAGGAGGCCCTCAAAAGCTACTTGAGTACGCCGTTTACCATCTTGCGGTTATTCCAACGGAAGGAGGTACTCCACGTTTGTTAACCGCAAATCTTGATCGCAATGTTGTTAAGCCACGCTTTACATCTGATGGCAAATCAATTCTGTTTTTGCTGGAAGACGATGGTAATGTTCACCTCGCAAAAGTACCAGTAGCAGGCGGCAAGATAGAGCGATTGCTAGCTGGACGTAGAAATATCAGCGCCTTTGACTTCGGGGGTGACGATAGGATTGCCTTGTTATCCTCAATGCCACAGGAACCGAGTGAGGTTTTCACCCTCAAAGGCACTCAACTGCGTTCAATATCGCACCAAAACCAGGAATTGCTTGTCCAACTTCTATTAGGAACCACAGAAGAAATTAGTTTCAAGAGTAAAGATGGTACCGAAATCCACGGTTTCTTAGTCAAACCACCAAATTTTCAACCAGGAAAGAAATACCCAACACTCCTTCAGCTTCATGGTGGCCCAGTCGATCAGTACACAAACCAGTTTATGTTTGACTGGCAGATGTTTGCAGCTCACGGCTATGTTGTCGTTGCAGTTAATCCACGGGGTAGTTCGGGACGGGGTGAAGCGTTCTCAAAGGCTATTTACGCTGACTTTGGAAATAAAGATGTCCAAGATGTCCTTGCTGCTGTTGACTACGTTCAGGCACAAGGGATAGCCGATCCATCTCGGTTAGGAATCGGTGGATGGAGCTACGGTGGTATGTTAACAAACTATACTATCGCCCAAGATACCCGTTTCAAAGCTGCGGTAAGTGGAGCTAGTATTTCCAATTTTTTGGCAGCATACGGTAACGTGTTTTCTGACGTCGAGCCGGAACTGGGCGTACCGTGGAAAACCTCAATGCTTGGCTACGAGTTTCCTTTCCGTTCCTGCACGCCGACCGAATTGTCACGCCAACACTATTTCTGA
- a CDS encoding GNAT family N-acetyltransferase produces the protein MTITEDNFQVRTMTKDDLKIVLSWAAFEGWNPGIDDVDNFYIADPGGFLIGELNGKPISCISVVRYSAKFNFIGIYIVKPEERKKGFGLKTWLEALKLISNQPAALDAVLEQVNNYQRFGFKPAHSHLRYQGIISGKILPDVRDLKTIDFEQLCRYDQRYFPSYRPHFLSTWINQPHGQGYAIINDADLVGYGVIRKATDGFKIAPLFAENEDIAKKLFLALVTYAEGSPVYVDVPNINKSAIILFEKYQMNPMFECVRMYKEESPNIDWHNVFGVTTLELG, from the coding sequence ATGACTATTACAGAAGATAATTTTCAAGTTCGTACCATGACCAAAGATGATCTAAAAATTGTCTTAAGCTGGGCAGCTTTTGAGGGGTGGAATCCGGGTATTGATGATGTTGATAATTTTTATATTGCCGATCCAGGTGGGTTTTTAATTGGAGAATTAAATGGGAAACCTATTAGCTGTATTTCTGTAGTGCGATATAGTGCTAAATTTAATTTTATTGGTATTTATATTGTTAAACCCGAAGAACGAAAAAAAGGATTTGGTTTAAAAACATGGCTTGAAGCATTGAAGTTAATTTCTAATCAACCTGCTGCTTTAGATGCTGTCTTAGAACAAGTTAATAATTATCAAAGATTTGGTTTTAAACCTGCTCATTCTCATCTCCGTTATCAAGGGATAATTTCTGGAAAAATCTTGCCCGATGTGAGGGATTTAAAAACTATTGATTTTGAACAACTTTGTCGTTATGATCAGCGATATTTTCCTAGTTATCGTCCTCATTTTCTTTCGACATGGATTAATCAACCTCATGGGCAAGGTTACGCTATTATCAACGATGCTGATTTGGTAGGTTATGGAGTGATTAGAAAAGCGACGGATGGCTTTAAAATTGCCCCTTTATTTGCGGAAAATGAAGACATAGCAAAAAAGTTATTTTTAGCCTTAGTTACTTATGCTGAAGGAAGTCCTGTTTATGTGGACGTTCCTAATATTAATAAATCCGCTATTATCTTATTTGAAAAATATCAAATGAACCCTATGTTTGAATGTGTCCGAATGTACAAAGAAGAGTCACCTAACATTGATTGGCACAATGTTTTTGGTGTTACTACTTTGGAATTAGGTTAA